TATTTACCAGTTCCAGGATAACGACATTATCCTTCCGATTACAGTACTCGAGGAGCTGGACAAATTTAAACGAGGAAACGACCTTATCAACTTTCAGGCACGCGAGTTTACCCGGGTGCTCGATGAAATTGTTGGAGATGACATTTTTAACGGAGGAAAATCACTTGGGGTAGGAAAAGGCAGACTGCGAATTGAAACAGGCAAACCATTTTCCGACGAACTTAAATCTTCGTTCAGAGAAGACATTCCTGACCACAGGATTTTGGCCATTGCAGAGTTTACAGCAAAGAACTACCCTAAACGAAAAACCATTTTAATTAGCAAAGACATTAACCTTCGGATGAAGGCCAAGTCGCTGGGAATACAAGCAGAGGATTATAAAACCGACCAGGTTACCGATGAAAATATTCTGGATAAAACGGTTACGACCTACGAAGATTTTAGCGATGCGCTAATTGACCAATTGTACCAACAAGGATCATTTGCAAAAGCCGATGTTAAAGACTTTTACCCGGAAGCCAATGAATGTTTTATTTTCAGAGGCAACCAATCGAGTGCTTTGGCACGCTACGACAGTAAATCGGAACGAATCTACCGGGTGGAAAAAACCTCGGCTTACGGAATAAAACCCCGAAACGCCGAACAAACCTTTAGCTTAAACATGCTTATGGATCCGGAAGTGAAGCTAATGGCCTTAACAGGTAAAGCAGGAACAGGAAAAACACTGCTGGCATTAGCAGCAGCCATTGAACAGCACCGGCAATACGAACAAATTTTACTGGCCCGGCCAATTGTGGCTTTAAGTAACCGCGATATCGGCTATTTGCCTGGCGATGCTAGCGAAAAAATTAATCCGTATATGCAGCCGCTGTTCGATAACCTTGCGGTAATAAAGCATACCTTTAATCCAAGAAGTAACGAGTACCAGCTTATTGAAGAGATGGTAAAAGATGAAAAACTAAACATTACTCCGCTGGCTTACATTCGCGGACGTAGTTTATCCAATGCCTTTTTTATCATCGATGAAGCACAAAACCTAACCCCTCATGAAATAAAAACCATTATTACACGTGCAGGCGAAGGCACAAAAATGGTATTTACTGGTGACCTTTGGCAGATTGATTCACCTTATCTTGATATGAAATCAAACGGACTGGCGTACATGACCGACCGTATGCGCAATCAGGAATTATTTGCACATATTAACCTGGTAAAAGGCGAACGTAGCTATCTGGCTGAACTGGCAAGTAACTTGCTGTAAAGCGTTAAACCAAAATTAAAAGAGAGGCAGATGCTTTTTAAATTCAAGGTGACGTAACTCAGAATAATTGATTCATTAAGAAATATTTGCAATAAGCAGCTTTTTTCTACCTTTGCAGCCTATTTAGAATTATTCAAGATAGCAAGATGGATTACAAGGGGAAGAAAGCTGCTTTTTATACGCTGGGTTGTAAGCTCAATTTTTCAGAAACATCAACCATTGCCGGCTCTTTTAAAGAAGTTGGTTTTGAGCGCGTTGATTTTGAGGAGAAGGCTGATGTGTATGTAATAAACACCTGCTCGGTTACCAACCAGGGCGATAAAGCCAGCCGAAACATCGTGCGCAAAGCTGTAAAGCAAAATCCCAACGCAATGGTAATTGTAGTTGGGTGCTACTCGCAGTTAAAACCCGATGAAGTTGGGCATATCGAAGGTGTTGACATAGTGCTTGGCACCCAGGAAAAATTTCATATTCCGCATTACCTGGGCGATTTAAAAAAGCGCGAAACCACCGAAATAAAAACAACACGTTTAGCCAATATAAAAAACTACCATAAAGCATTTTCGTGGGGCGATCGCACCCGAAGTTTTCTTAAAGTACAGGACGGTTGCGATTATTACTGTTCGTTTTGCACCATACCGTATGCACGTGGCCGAAGCCGTAACGACAATATTGCCAACACCATTGCCGAAGCTGAAAAAGCGGTAGAGAAAGGCTACAAAGAAATAATTCTTACCGGTGTTAATATTGGTGATTTCGGGAAATCAACCGGCGAAAATTTTCTCGACCTGTTAAAAGCACTTGAAAATGTAAATGGACTTAAACGCCTGCGCTTAGGCTCAATTGAACCCAACCTTTTAAAAGACGAAATAATTGAACTGGTTGCAGGTTCAAAAGTACTAATGCCCCATTTCCATATTCCCTTACAATCGGGGTCCGACGAAATACTTTCACTAATGAAACGCAAATATTCCACCGATTTGTTCAGAAAACGAGTGGAACACATTCGGAAAATTGTTCCCCACGCTTTTATTGGTGTTGATGTTATAGCCGGAACCAATGGCGAAACAGAACACTATTTCCAGGAATCATTCGATTTTATCAATAGCCTTGAAATCTCGCAGTTGCATGCCTTTACCTACTCGGAAAGGAGTGGAACACAGGCCCTAAAAATTCCTTGGAAAGTTGAGGTGGAAGAACGTAAAAACCGAACGCAAAAATACATCAATCTCTCTGAGAAGAAATTGCGTGCTTTTTACGAAAAACATATTGGCACAAACCACACAGCACTTTTTGAAGCACAAAAAAGTGGAGAAAAAATGCATGGGTTCACCGAAAATTATATCAAAGTTGAGATCCCCTATCGCGAAGAACTGGTAAACACACTGGGTAGCGTAAAATTAAAATCAATTCTGCGAAACGGAAATGTTGCGGTAGATTTCATCGCTTGATTTTTCCGTACTTTTGCCTCAAACAACAGAAAATGGACTACAAGGAACTATGCTTTCAGGTGCAGGATATTGCGCACAGCACCGGAAATTTTATTCGGGGCGAGCAAAAAAAGATTAACGAAAAAAACATTGAAATAAAAAGCGTTGCCAGCCTGGTAACTTATGTGGATAAAAACGCAGAAAAACAAATCGTAGAAGCCTTAAAACTGTTACTCCCTGAGGCTGGATTTGTGGCTGAAGAAGGCACAGCCGATTCGAACAATGAAAAATACACCTGGTTTATCGATCCGCTTGACGGAACAACCAATTACCTTCATGGACTTGCACCTCACTCGGTAAGCATTGCATTGGCCGAAGACAACGAGTTAGTGCTGGGTGTAGTTTATGAAATTGGCGCCGACGAAATGTTTTATGCCTGGAAAAATGGTCCGGCCTACTGCAATGGTGAAATTATTGAAGCTGCCAAACGAGCAAAATCGGAGGATGCACTTATTGCAACAGGCTTTCCATATTATGCTTTTGATAAAGTTGATGATTATATTGATGCAATGAAACACCTGATGAAATCGACCCGCGGTATTCGCCGCTTTGGGTCGGCCGCAATTGATTTGTGTTATGTTGCTTCAGGCAGGTTCGATGCTTTTTACGAGCATGCACTACATGCCTGGGATGTGGCAGCCGGTGTATTTATTTTACAGCAGGCTGGCGGAAAAACCACTGATTTTAACGGCGGTACCAATTGGTTATTTGGTGGCGAACTGGTTTCAGCCAGCAACGCTTATTTCCCCGAATTTTTTAGTATCGTAAACAAATACCTCGGTTCTAAATAAATCCGGTTTTTTGTCGGTGGAATCAGTCGTGTTTTTTTGTAAATTGCAACAAACGAATTACCATGGCCGAAAAACAAATTGCACTGCTTCAACAACAACTGGCTCGGTTAGACGAAAAAAAGTTCGACCTTGATGCCTGGAAAAAACACACGCTCATTTTTCTTGAGCGCATATTTGGAAAAGACAATACAAAACTAAAACTTATCCAGGACCTTCACTACGATTATTCGAGCTGGAGTTTACGCGACACTGCCGCTGCCGGCAAAACAAAAGACAAAGACCCGGTGAAAATACAGGCACGCGAAATTCTGGAGGCTACCATTTTGGAGTTGGAAACACTTGGCCTGCCCCAAGTTGAAGCAGAGCAGTTAAAAGTATGGAGCCTGCTGCAAGACGAACTTACCGGGAAACAGGTAAAAGAAATTGAAGCGTTGGTAAAATCCGACGATACGGAGAAATCCGAAAAAATAAGTGCAATTCTTGAAAATCTTGAAAAAGAAAACCTTTCTTTGCTAATCGCAAAACTACTTTTGAGTTGATTTATGAGCAAAGAAAAAAAAATTGCTGTTGTTATTCTTAACTGGAACGGCGTTGAACTTTTTCCTGATTTTTTACCATCCGTAATTGAAAATTCAAGTGGCAACAACACGGAGATTATTATTGCCGACAATGGCTCAACCGACAACTCGCTGGACTATCTGAAGGAAAACTTTCCCGAGATTACCCGTCTTGATTTAAAACAAAATTATGGCTTTGCCAAAGGCTATAACATGGCATTAAGCCAAATTGAAGCCGATTATTTTGTACTACTAAACTCGGATGTTAAAGTTGATAAAAACTGGATTCACCCCTGTATCGAACATTTTGAACAAGATGAAAAAGTAGTGGCCGTTCAGCCTAAAGTTTTAAGTTATAACCAACCTGAACTTTTTGAATACGCCGGAGCTGCCGGAGGTTTTATCGATAAATTTGGCTACCCCTTTTGCCGCGGACGCATTTTGGACTATTGCGAAAAAGACGAAAAACAATACGAAAAGTCATCTGAAATATTCTGGGCAACAGGCGCTTGCATGTTTGTTCGGGCGGAAGTATTTAAAAACTCGGGCGGTTTGGATGCCGATTTTTGGGCACACATGGAAGAAATTGATTTGTGCTGGCGATTAAAAAACCAGGGCTATAAAATTATGTACGAACCTAAAAGTACAATTTATCACCTTGGAGGTGGCAGCCTCGAATATGGCAATCCCAAAAAGGTATTTTTAAACTTTCGGAACAACCTGTACATGCTATATAAAAACCTGCCAAAAAAAGGGTTTTGTTTTTCCCTGTTAACTCGTTTGGTTTTAGACGGGGTTGCTGCGCTAAAATTTTTGGCTGGCGGCGAAACCAAAGCATTTGGAGCTGTGCTAAAAGCACATCGCGATTTTTACAAAAACCTGGGGGCTTTACGCAAAAAAAGAAAAGAGCTAGTGCAGTTATCAACCGTTAACAAACACGAACAAATGTTTGATAAAAGTATAATGTGGCAGTTTTTTATTCAGAAAAAGCATAAATTTGCCAATCTGAATTTCAATCCGGAATAAACATGCAAAAATTAAAATTTACCGAACCCATTTATACCTACCACATTGATTTTGTCGGTCACGTTAACAACATTATTTACATTCAGTGGATGGAAAATGGCCGTATGCATTTTCTGGATGCAATTGGGTTTCCGGCAACTCAATTGGCTGCAGAAGAAGGAATTGTTCCGGTACTGACCGACACCCAAATTACCTACAAACGTCCTTTCTTTTTAGGCGATGAGGTGCATGTTGAAATGTGGGTTTCAAAGATGAATAATGCATCCGCATTAATGGAATTTCGTTTTTTCAACCAAAAGAAAGAATTGTGTGCCACTGGCCAGCAAAAAGGACTTTTCATTGACAGAAAAAATATGCGCCCCAAAAGAATAAGCCCGGAACACCGAGTTGCTTTTGAGAAATTTCTGATTGAGGAATAACGCTGATTCTGGCAAATAATACATTTTATTTAAATACTAAGCGCCATTATAAGGCAAACTAATTGTAAATACCGACCCTTTGCCTGGAGTACTAATCACCTCAATAGTACCATCGTGCGCTTCAACAATCCTTTTCACAATAACAAGTCCTAATCCTGTTGATTTTTCGCCTGCAGTTGCTTTAACCGAAGTACCCAAATACGGATTAAATAAATTTGAAATTTCATCGTTCGGAATACCTTGCCCGCTATCGATTACCTGAGTAACAACTTTCTTTTTCTCAAGGGCCACTTTTACTTCCATGTTTTTACCAGGAAATGAATATTTAATCGCATTACTTAACAAATTACTTAATACCTGCTCCAATTTGTCTTTATCGAATAAGAACTCCAACTTAGCAATTTGCCCATTAAAAATGATTTCCTGAGATTTATTCTTTGCAAATAGTGTGTGTTGATTAACAATTTCATTAACAAACTGAATGTAATCGTGTTTTTCCATATTCAGTTCAAAAATACCTGCTTCAATTTTCGAAACATCTAAAAAACTGGCAATCAGATTAAGTGCATAGGTACAACGTTCGTTTATTATTGCTAAAAAACGCAATTTTTCATCTTTCGAGAAATCATCATAATCATCAACCAGCAATCCGGCAAATGATTGAGCAGAACCGATGGGATTACGTAAATCGTGAGCAACTATTCCCACGTATTTATTCTTTTCAATATTTAGGCTCGTGAGTTTTTCATTGGCTCTCTCCAGCTCTGAAGTTCTTTCTTTTACTTTTTCTTCGAGCTGCGAATTAATAGTTGCAAGTTCTTGCATTAATTTACGATTACTGCTTATCAGGTCATATTTTTCAAAGGCCTCATCCAAAGCCAATTCCAACTCCATCGGATTCCAGGGTTTGGTTAAAAAACGAAATACTTGTCCTTCGTTAATCGCTCCAATTACTGCATCCAAATCGGAGTAACCACTTAATATTAGTTTTAAAGTATCCGGATATTTATCTTTTATTCTTTTGAAAAAATCGACACCCGTTAACCCAGGCATCCGTTGGTCAGATACAATAACCTGAACATCTATTTTGTCTAATATCGGGAATGCATCGTTTGCGTTGTTAACTGCAAAAACATTGTATTTCCTTCTGAATTGACGAAATAATGAATTGGTAATTGCAATTTCATCATCAATTATTAGTAAGGTATGCTTTTTAGTCTTTTCTTCTATCATCTATTTTTCATTTTTATTACAATCGAAAACATACTTTTAACTTAAGACCTATTCTCCTCCCTTAAATAACTCATCTCATCTTTTTCTGACCATACTTAATTCATGCTACAATAAATTTTGGAATTTCAATAAGCACCTCAGTTCCCCTTCCGGGTATAGAGTCAATTTTAATAGTTCCTTTATGCAAATCGGTAATTATTTTGTACGTAATACTTAATCCCAATCCGGTTCCTTCACCAACTGGTTTTGTTGTAAAGAATGGATTAAAAACTTTTCCGATATTTTCATCGGCTATTCCACAACCATTGTCTGCAATCAATATTGTAACAGTATGCTTTTGCTCAACAACAGTAAGATCAATACGCCCCCCATTTTCAACAGCATAAATTGAATTTGCCAAAATATTCAAAATTGCCTGGTTTAATTGCCCCGGGAAACAGTCCAGTTCCAGCTTCTTGTTCGAATTAAACTCAAGTTGTATGTTCTTTTTTGTAATTTCCGATCGGATTATTGAAAGTGTAGAATGAATGTTCTCAATTAAATCAATGTGTTTTACATCCGATTCGTCCAAACGAGAGAATCGTCGCAAATCGGCAACAATTTTCACGGCCCTATCCACCCCATTCTTTGTTTCCTCAACAATTTCAACAATATCCTGAGTTAAATACTCAATTTCATCTTCCTCTTTTATGGTTTGCACCAATTCTATAATATCAGAAGAAGCCTTTTCAGCAAGTACATTTTCTACTTTTTTATACGACTCAATTATTTCTCCGGTATAATTTTTTAATGAATAAATATTATTCAGAACAAAGGCAAGCGGATTGTTTATTTCGTGGGCCACACCAGCAACTAATTGCCCCATTGCGTTCATTTTTTCTGAATGAATGAGCATTTGTTGAGTTTCCTTTAATTCATCAAGCGTAATTTGCAACTTCTTTTTTTCCTTAATCAATTTACGTTGCAAATTATTAACCTCTCTGTTTAACTCACTCATTTTGCTGTTCTCATCAAACAACTTCTTTATATCAACTTCTGCCAATACAAAAAAAACATTGTCTCTTCTGATAATTTTAGAGCTTAGCACATAGCTGATATCCGAATAATTGCCAATGGTTAACAAGCCTTCAAAAACAACTTCTCCGTTGGTACCTTCCAATTGAGATAAAGTAGGATTAATAAACGAGTTCCCGGGGTTTAATTCTTGTTTCGATGTATCGAGCAAAGTACACATGGCCTCATTTGCATCGAGCAGTTTACCAGTATTGCCAAATACACCAAAAGCGACTGACATTGAGTCCTTAACCAGTTCTGCAATCGTATTTTCCCAGTCAGCTATTCGAGTGTAGTCTCCCATTAAAATAATATGTTAATGCGACGAAAGTGGCGCATCGAAGTTTTCTTCTGCTAATTTATTAAAAACCGGAATATTTACTTGCATCCAGTTGTAATAGGGATAAATCGCGTTGAAACATTCAGAAGATAGTTTTTCTTTATAAATTTCAACCCAAGTGTTTAATTGTGCCGCCCAGTAGGTTGAACTAAAATTACGCGAACGATAAGCACGGAATACCCATAAAACAGTATCAACAAGAACTCTCGGATTATTTTCATAAAATATCGATTCCAAGAACCGTGCATGGTTAGCATGATTATCTTTCATCATTTCTACATTTTTTTCACCAACCATTGCAATAAGATCGGGTCTCGAACACATTTGCTGATTGATGATTTCAACCAGTGCTTCCCTTTTCTCAGAATATTCTGCTGCCTGTTTTTCACCTACCTGTTTAAGCTTTGTTGCTGTTCGAATCAATTCTTCTTTATTCATTATTTTCTATCCTTATTTATTGATTTTATAAATTGTTCAAGAACGTACAAATCATGAAAATAAAATACCTTATCTATTTTTTCCAATGCCGAAACATTGACATGGTTAAAAGCCTGCCCTCCAACAATGATCAGTAGGTTTGGAAAATCAGCTCTAACAGCTTCTATAGTATGAATGAGTTTTTTGTAGTTGAAATAAATACTTAATGAAATAGCCAAAATTTCAGGTTCCTCTTCCCTAAGGTATCGTTTAAGTTCATGTGTTGGAATTCCAGTCCCCAGGAAATAACTTTCCCATCCTTGCATTTCATAAACATCGGCTACCATTTTTATTCCTACCTGATGTCTTTCATTTTCGACACAAGTAAGAACAACCTTCCTATTAAATCGATTTGTCGAAATTATTTGTTCAAACAATTCGTTCAAGATACCTTCGGTTATAGCCGTCGCAAGGTGTTCTGTCGCAACACTTATTTTATTGTTCTCCCAAAGTACCCCAATATCATAAAGTGCTACTTTAAGAACATTTTCATATAAATCGTTTATGGAATTGTTTTCTTTCAAAAACCGATGTACCAACCGAGAACATGCACTTCTATTCCCTCTCAATAAACACTCAAGGTATTTCCCAGAATAGTTATGCATTTTTCCTTCCATAAAAAAACTTAGCTTCTCAAATTTAATATTTATTCGGCTATTTCCAACCTATACACTTAACACTTGGGTAAGGAAAACCGAGTATTTTTGCCAGTTTAAAAATCCCTTATAACTTTGCCGCCGATATTTATGCAATGGGGTGCCTAAAAAAATAGGGCTGAGATTATACTCACAAAACCTGATCCGGATAATGCCGGCGTAGGGAAAGCAAAAGGGACACTGTCCCACTCCATTGGTTAGTTTATTAACCAATTTTTCAAAAAAATGAGAAAATTTAGTTTGATGCTGCTTTTGCAATTGATGGCAGCAATTGCTTTTGGGCAAATTAATTTAACGGGAGTTGTTAAAGGAGAAGGCGAGCCGCTGGCAGGAGCCAGTGTTGTGATCGACAAATCGTTTTATGGCGTATCGGCAAAGGCAGACGGTACTTTCGAATTAAAAAACCTAAAATCGGGCAGTTATACGCTGTTGATTTCTTTTGTTGGTTTTGAACCACAAAAGCTTGATTTACAACTCAACGAGAGTAAAAATATTGAGGTTAATCTTGTGCCTGATGTAATAATGACTGATGAAGTGCTGATTTCAGCTACACGTGCCGGGAGCAAAACACCAGTAGCCTACAGCAATGTAAGCGGCGACGAAATTGCCAAACGCAACATGGGACAAGACATTCCTTTCTTGCTGAACCTGACACCGTCTTTTGTTACCACTTCTGATGCCGGAGCCGGTGTAGGTTACACCAATTTCCGTGTTCGTGGTACAGATTTGAACCGCATCAATGTTAGTGTAAACGGTATTCCACTGAACGATGCCGAATCGCACGGAACCTGGTTTGTAGACCAGCCGGATATGGCTTCGTCGTTGGAGAATGTACAAATTCAGCGCGGTGTTGGAACATCAACCAACGGAGCCGCAGCTTTTGGTGCCAGCATTAACCTGCAAACCAATTCGTTAAACAAAGAAGCTTACGGCGAATTTAAAACAGCTGCCGGTACATTTAACACCTTTAAAAACACACTTTCAGCCGGTACCGGTCTGATCAATGATCATTTTACAGTTGACGTACGTTTGTCGAAAGTAACCTCTGATGGTTTTATCGACCGTGCCAGCTCCGACCTGAAATCGTTCTTTGTGTCGGGAGGTTATTACGCTGAAAATACAGTGGTTAAACTCAATGTGTTTTCAGGATTTGAAGAAACTTACCAGGCCTGGTGGGGTGTTCCATCGGTTCGCTTAAACAACGATACTGAAGGAATGCAGCGTTATGCCGACCATTGGTTAATGTCGCAAGATGAAGTGGACCACATGATGGCGTCAGACAGTCGCACCTACAACTATTACACTTACGAAAACCAGGTTGATCACTATCAGCAAGATCACTACCAATTGCATTTTTCGCATAAATTTAATCCGGAATTAAATTTTAATGCGTCGTTGCATTATACCTATGGACGAGGGTATTACGAGAATTACAAAGCCGATGAAGACCTTGCCGACTACCTGCTGGATAATATTGAAGTTGGCGACGAGGTAATAGAAACTACCGACCTGGTTAACCGAAAATGGCTCGACAATGATTTTTATGGTTTTACCTACTCGCTAAACCATACACGCAACAACAACGATTTTACTTTTGGTGGCGGTTACAACGTTTACGATGGCAACCACTTTGGCAATGTAATTTGGGCACAGTACCTGGGCGAGGCAGAATACAACCATGAATGGTACCGCAGCAACGGTTTGAAAAAAGATTTTAATGTTTTTGCCAAATACAACTGGCAGGTTAATGAAAAACTGAACTTATTTGCCGATTTGCAATATCGTCACATAAACTACGAGATTGAAGGTATTGATGATGACCTGCGTGTTTTAGACCAGAAGCACGATTTTAATTTCTTTAATCCCAAACTGGGTATTTTCTACCAGGTGGCCGACAACCAGGAGCTTTACCTTTCGTATGCTGTGGCCAATCGCGAACCTAACCGGGCAGCTTTTGTTGACTACCCTGCTGGCTATGAACCTCCTGTGCACGAAACGCTACACGATTGGGAACTAGGTTACAATTTTGCCTCATCGAAATTTTCTTTTGGTGCCAATTACTATTTTATGAGCTACAAAGATCAGCTGGTGGTTACCGGACAGATTAATGATGTAGGTTCTCCAATTATGGTAAATGTTGACAAGAGTTACCGCACGGGTATTGAGCTGCAGGCGGGTGTGCAAATTGCCTCCGATCTCCAATGGAATGGTAACACTACTTTAAGCATTAACAAGATTAAAGATTTTACGGAATTTGTTGACAACTGGGATACATGGGGACAAGAAGCTTATGACTTGGGCGATACCGACCTGGCATTTTCGCCAAACATAATTGCCAACAGTCAGTTTGTTTATGCTCCGGGCAAGCACTTCAGCCTTGCTTTTGTTACGCAATATGTTGGAG
Above is a genomic segment from uncultured Draconibacterium sp. containing:
- a CDS encoding PhoH family protein, whose translation is MLSKTKKSKIFVLDTNVILHDHTCIYQFQDNDIILPITVLEELDKFKRGNDLINFQAREFTRVLDEIVGDDIFNGGKSLGVGKGRLRIETGKPFSDELKSSFREDIPDHRILAIAEFTAKNYPKRKTILISKDINLRMKAKSLGIQAEDYKTDQVTDENILDKTVTTYEDFSDALIDQLYQQGSFAKADVKDFYPEANECFIFRGNQSSALARYDSKSERIYRVEKTSAYGIKPRNAEQTFSLNMLMDPEVKLMALTGKAGTGKTLLALAAAIEQHRQYEQILLARPIVALSNRDIGYLPGDASEKINPYMQPLFDNLAVIKHTFNPRSNEYQLIEEMVKDEKLNITPLAYIRGRSLSNAFFIIDEAQNLTPHEIKTIITRAGEGTKMVFTGDLWQIDSPYLDMKSNGLAYMTDRMRNQELFAHINLVKGERSYLAELASNLL
- the mtaB gene encoding tRNA (N(6)-L-threonylcarbamoyladenosine(37)-C(2))-methylthiotransferase MtaB, which gives rise to MDYKGKKAAFYTLGCKLNFSETSTIAGSFKEVGFERVDFEEKADVYVINTCSVTNQGDKASRNIVRKAVKQNPNAMVIVVGCYSQLKPDEVGHIEGVDIVLGTQEKFHIPHYLGDLKKRETTEIKTTRLANIKNYHKAFSWGDRTRSFLKVQDGCDYYCSFCTIPYARGRSRNDNIANTIAEAEKAVEKGYKEIILTGVNIGDFGKSTGENFLDLLKALENVNGLKRLRLGSIEPNLLKDEIIELVAGSKVLMPHFHIPLQSGSDEILSLMKRKYSTDLFRKRVEHIRKIVPHAFIGVDVIAGTNGETEHYFQESFDFINSLEISQLHAFTYSERSGTQALKIPWKVEVEERKNRTQKYINLSEKKLRAFYEKHIGTNHTALFEAQKSGEKMHGFTENYIKVEIPYREELVNTLGSVKLKSILRNGNVAVDFIA
- a CDS encoding inositol monophosphatase family protein; the encoded protein is MDYKELCFQVQDIAHSTGNFIRGEQKKINEKNIEIKSVASLVTYVDKNAEKQIVEALKLLLPEAGFVAEEGTADSNNEKYTWFIDPLDGTTNYLHGLAPHSVSIALAEDNELVLGVVYEIGADEMFYAWKNGPAYCNGEIIEAAKRAKSEDALIATGFPYYAFDKVDDYIDAMKHLMKSTRGIRRFGSAAIDLCYVASGRFDAFYEHALHAWDVAAGVFILQQAGGKTTDFNGGTNWLFGGELVSASNAYFPEFFSIVNKYLGSK
- a CDS encoding glycosyltransferase family 2 protein, which produces MSKEKKIAVVILNWNGVELFPDFLPSVIENSSGNNTEIIIADNGSTDNSLDYLKENFPEITRLDLKQNYGFAKGYNMALSQIEADYFVLLNSDVKVDKNWIHPCIEHFEQDEKVVAVQPKVLSYNQPELFEYAGAAGGFIDKFGYPFCRGRILDYCEKDEKQYEKSSEIFWATGACMFVRAEVFKNSGGLDADFWAHMEEIDLCWRLKNQGYKIMYEPKSTIYHLGGGSLEYGNPKKVFLNFRNNLYMLYKNLPKKGFCFSLLTRLVLDGVAALKFLAGGETKAFGAVLKAHRDFYKNLGALRKKRKELVQLSTVNKHEQMFDKSIMWQFFIQKKHKFANLNFNPE
- a CDS encoding thioesterase family protein, translated to MQKLKFTEPIYTYHIDFVGHVNNIIYIQWMENGRMHFLDAIGFPATQLAAEEGIVPVLTDTQITYKRPFFLGDEVHVEMWVSKMNNASALMEFRFFNQKKELCATGQQKGLFIDRKNMRPKRISPEHRVAFEKFLIEE
- a CDS encoding hybrid sensor histidine kinase/response regulator produces the protein MIEEKTKKHTLLIIDDEIAITNSLFRQFRRKYNVFAVNNANDAFPILDKIDVQVIVSDQRMPGLTGVDFFKRIKDKYPDTLKLILSGYSDLDAVIGAINEGQVFRFLTKPWNPMELELALDEAFEKYDLISSNRKLMQELATINSQLEEKVKERTSELERANEKLTSLNIEKNKYVGIVAHDLRNPIGSAQSFAGLLVDDYDDFSKDEKLRFLAIINERCTYALNLIASFLDVSKIEAGIFELNMEKHDYIQFVNEIVNQHTLFAKNKSQEIIFNGQIAKLEFLFDKDKLEQVLSNLLSNAIKYSFPGKNMEVKVALEKKKVVTQVIDSGQGIPNDEISNLFNPYLGTSVKATAGEKSTGLGLVIVKRIVEAHDGTIEVISTPGKGSVFTISLPYNGA
- a CDS encoding ATP-binding protein; this translates as MGDYTRIADWENTIAELVKDSMSVAFGVFGNTGKLLDANEAMCTLLDTSKQELNPGNSFINPTLSQLEGTNGEVVFEGLLTIGNYSDISYVLSSKIIRRDNVFFVLAEVDIKKLFDENSKMSELNREVNNLQRKLIKEKKKLQITLDELKETQQMLIHSEKMNAMGQLVAGVAHEINNPLAFVLNNIYSLKNYTGEIIESYKKVENVLAEKASSDIIELVQTIKEEDEIEYLTQDIVEIVEETKNGVDRAVKIVADLRRFSRLDESDVKHIDLIENIHSTLSIIRSEITKKNIQLEFNSNKKLELDCFPGQLNQAILNILANSIYAVENGGRIDLTVVEQKHTVTILIADNGCGIADENIGKVFNPFFTTKPVGEGTGLGLSITYKIITDLHKGTIKIDSIPGRGTEVLIEIPKFIVA
- a CDS encoding cobalamin-dependent protein (Presence of a B(12) (cobalamin)-binding domain implies dependence on cobalamin itself, in one of its several forms, or in some unusual lineages, dependence on a cobalamin-like analog.), whose translation is MEGKMHNYSGKYLECLLRGNRSACSRLVHRFLKENNSINDLYENVLKVALYDIGVLWENNKISVATEHLATAITEGILNELFEQIISTNRFNRKVVLTCVENERHQVGIKMVADVYEMQGWESYFLGTGIPTHELKRYLREEEPEILAISLSIYFNYKKLIHTIEAVRADFPNLLIIVGGQAFNHVNVSALEKIDKVFYFHDLYVLEQFIKSINKDRK
- a CDS encoding TonB-dependent receptor, whose translation is MRKFSLMLLLQLMAAIAFGQINLTGVVKGEGEPLAGASVVIDKSFYGVSAKADGTFELKNLKSGSYTLLISFVGFEPQKLDLQLNESKNIEVNLVPDVIMTDEVLISATRAGSKTPVAYSNVSGDEIAKRNMGQDIPFLLNLTPSFVTTSDAGAGVGYTNFRVRGTDLNRINVSVNGIPLNDAESHGTWFVDQPDMASSLENVQIQRGVGTSTNGAAAFGASINLQTNSLNKEAYGEFKTAAGTFNTFKNTLSAGTGLINDHFTVDVRLSKVTSDGFIDRASSDLKSFFVSGGYYAENTVVKLNVFSGFEETYQAWWGVPSVRLNNDTEGMQRYADHWLMSQDEVDHMMASDSRTYNYYTYENQVDHYQQDHYQLHFSHKFNPELNFNASLHYTYGRGYYENYKADEDLADYLLDNIEVGDEVIETTDLVNRKWLDNDFYGFTYSLNHTRNNNDFTFGGGYNVYDGNHFGNVIWAQYLGEAEYNHEWYRSNGLKKDFNVFAKYNWQVNEKLNLFADLQYRHINYEIEGIDDDLRVLDQKHDFNFFNPKLGIFYQVADNQELYLSYAVANREPNRAAFVDYPAGYEPPVHETLHDWELGYNFASSKFSFGANYYFMSYKDQLVVTGQINDVGSPIMVNVDKSYRTGIELQAGVQIASDLQWNGNTTLSINKIKDFTEFVDNWDTWGQEAYDLGDTDLAFSPNIIANSQFVYAPGKHFSLAFVTQYVGEQYIDNTSSSDRVIDAYLINNLKADYSFTTKLFDEITLHFMANNLLNHTYETNAWVYPYILGGERFKMDGYYPQAGAHFMFGIDFKF